Sequence from the Pedobacter sp. D749 genome:
TACCGAGATGCAATTCCTTCCGGATCTCCATAACAACGCGATCCTGAATTAGATACTTTAGATTTTTATTGGTGATACTATCGCAGATCTGATTAAGCTTTTTTGCTGAAATATTTAACTGTTTGATATAAAAGGCAGCTCCTTTTTCTTTAATAAAATGCGTTTCTATCAAACTCATCAGTTTTCCAAAAACAGGATAGTCTACATAATCTCTGGGCCCCGGGCTTCCTTCAAAAATAGACGACACTTGAAATAAAAGCGAAAACACATAACTTTCCATCATTAAAGCCCTATTATCGGCACCGTACTCCGCCAAAAGTAAATCAACGATTTTTCTCATTGTGCTGGCACTTTTACTGTCAAAGGATACCAGCTGGTTTATAAAATACCCATTGAGATAATCGGAACCGATTTTCTGATTGATCCAAAAGAATACATCATTATGAATTAAAAATAAAAATCCTTTTTTATCAGTCAGGTCGATTTTAATATTCTGGTATGGGTAAATGACAACGGCTTGATGGCCATGCATTTCAAAATCAGTAAAGTCAATACTAAAAGTGATCGTTCCGTTAATATCCGTACTCCATAACACTTGATGGAAATTAAACCGCTGATAATGATCGAAAGTACCCGCAGGTAATTCTTCCAACCTAAACACCTCTATAAATGGGGATTGTGTTATAGGCTTATTTAAATTGTAATTGCTCAAAAACGCGATAGATTAATTGAGATAAATATAGGTTAAAATCTTATTTTCATATTAAAAGTAAAATTTTAAAAATGGAAAAGCCCCGTCAAAAAAAGAATGCACTGATTTTTTTTTAGAATCAAAGGTTAGAAAAGACCAGAGACTTTTGGGAAGTTTAATTGTAAAATCGACTTAGAAAGGTCTGAAATTCCATTTTTCGGATTGCTGCATCCGAGACATGTTACTTTCAATCCAAAGCGTTGTTCTGTTAAATTGATGCCAACATTCCGCGGATTGGCGAAGGTGGTAATTAAGCTAAAATTACTAAAAGATTGGAAAGGTTGAAGAAGAATTTTCCGTCACTTTTGCCAAGACGCGTTTAGGCACAGTATTTTTAATCATTAATTTTCTTTTGCAATTTAACCGGTTGCATTCCTACCTTTGTCTGTCCATAGAGTTCCGCAGGGCTCTACAGATTAGTAAATAGAAAAGAGTCTGTGACTCACTTTTATTTGAGTTTATAAGTCCAATTTTATTCTAATATCCATAGAGACGCTATGCTTAACTCTACGGACAGAGGTGGGATTTAAAATTACAATTTAGTAATAGTCGCCAGATTAGATCGGTGCCTGCAAAAAAATATGGGCATATCTCTATGCCCATATTTAAAATGACAAAATTACGGAAGAATAGAATCAAAAATGTGTTTACTTTAAACAGCTATTCTTTTTCCCTCCTGAAAATCATTTTTGCTGGAAATGTTCTTCCGTCTTTTCGTTTTGTTCCAATTTTTAATGCATTGTCACGACCTAGGACAAGTTCAATAGTTTTACTGTCTTTCTTAATAATTTTAAGGTCATAAAATTTACTTTTTGGTTCATCAACCAAATTACCACTTATAGTATCACTTTTTTGGTCTAAGCCTGCCAGTATTGAATGCTTATTATCTTTATAACCGGATGTAGAGTTTTTAAGGTTGTCTAAGATGAGCTGGTTACCATGTTTATATGTAATGTAACCCAGAAGAGCATCGGCATGTATATCAAGCCCATATTGAATCGAAATATTTTCAATTTTCAGTTTCATTCTAATAGTATCTATACCATTGACAGAAATCCAGTTACCTCTAAATTTACTTAAGCTTGGATTAGTTAAGTTAGAACCTTTCTTCGGCAAAACCTGTCCGAATGTAACGGGTACATAAAATACGACCAATGCAACAAATATTATTTTCTTCATTAACCTATTTATTGATTTGTTTTACCTAGTCTGCTTAGCTCTATTTACGCTGATCTTACTTATAATCTTCTTCTCTGTTTCTGCCTGTATCACATTGATGATCAGATTTGGGTCAATATTTAGTATGTATGCTAAACGTAGTATTTCAGAAACGGTGAACTTCTCTGGATCGGCCAACTTCACAGAATACCGTTCTGAATTGATACCTAAAAGTTTGATGATCTTAGTTGGGTATAATTCCGAAATATCATACATCTTTTTAATCTTGTTGGTTTCAAACATTGCGCCTATTGACGAAAGGTCTTTTTCGGGAATATTATTGTTGTTCTTCCAATTAGCCATATTAATGCGTTTATAACTAAAGTCGTCAATAGATTACTATTCATTTATAAAAAAGAACTATTAGTAATTTTAAAAATACTAATAGTTTGTTTTTATGTGGACTTTTCACTATGTTTGGGTATGAAAGAATAAAGAATTATTTTTAGCGATTACTTCACAAAATATTGAAGCATTCGCACTTCGAGTCTCGTCTTAGAAACCTGAGAAATTTCAAACGGATACGAGAGGTAAGTGTAGTGCTCACGTCATAGGCGTGGGCCTTCTTTTCCGTATCCAAGGCTTCTCAGGGCCACTAAGACGGGAAGTGGGTTCCACGCCTTATTTTATGCCACCCACTTCCAAGACTCATTTGAAAGAAATTTAAATGAGATCAATATGGAACCAAAATTATCACCAGAAGCCGAACACGCTGTCCATTTCAGGGCGTTTATCCATCGGCTCGCCCAGAAGTTCGAACCACTCCAGGTCTTCAGCTTTTCGCAGAACAGTTACACGCAGCAGTCTCAGGGCTGCTTCAAAGACAATCAAGATTTTTTTAAATGCGACTATTGCCTATTGGCAATTACCGAAACGGCAACCCGAATAGATTATGAAATGCAGGATTTTGCCAATGCCGATTATCAGCATGGAACGATTACGGTGATCTCCCATGGCAGGCAATCCGTTACCGACTCAGTACAGCAAAACAGCCGCTTTTTTATCAGCGTGCTTACCTATGGGAAACTACTCTATAGTAAGGATGGACTGTTAGATAATGATCCAATACCTGCGTTTATCCCCTCAAAGGGCGCAATCAAGGCACTCAAACATTATGAACACCGTATACCGCTGGCCGACGGATTTTTGATGTGCGCATCCGAATGTCTGGAAAAGGAGCAGTTCGGGATTTGTGCCTTTATGCTCCATCAGGCCGTAGAACAGACTTGTATCTGCCTGGTGAGGGTTCATATCGCCTACCGTTCGGAGTTCCATAACCTTTACCGTCTGCTCCGTTTATGCACTTGCTTTTCTGAAAAGCCTTTTCAACTTTTCCTGTACACTCCCGAAGATGAGCGGTTATTTGATGTAATGGCAAAAAGTTATTCTGGTTCGCGTTATAAAGATGATTTTATGGTTTCCCGGCAGGATGCGGAGCGCCTTTACCAACGGGTCGCCTCTTTTCTTTTGCTGGCAAAGCAGATGTGCCACGAAAAAATAGAACTGCTGGCCAAATCGGCATCAGATTATGCAGCCTTAAAAAACGCTGATCATGTACAGATTGAAGGAATTTTACAGACTAATATGTAAGGCTATGAAACCATCATGAGCAAACGCTCGCAAACAGAAATGATTATTGCTCATGATAGCTCATTACCGATAAAAACAAATTGTATACCAATGAAAAAGGAAACAAAAAAATCATCAGATAACAGGATCGTTTATCTAAACAATGATGAAATCACAGATCCAATAAAAGTGGTACGCGATTTTTTCAGTCACTCCTGGTTGCCCAATCATTTGAAGATGCTGAAACGCTGGCGAAACGATGCAGCGCTTGAATCCGAAGAATCAAAAAAATGTAGCCCAGACTACCTTGTCTATCATTACGAACTGACCATAAAGCTGATAGAGGCCGCCTGGATCTTAAAGCGCCACAAGCTTGGCAGACTTGACCTCGATGACAAACAGGAAAGTGATATCGCAAAATGGTACATCAAAACGGAGAGGAAGAAGCTACGGAACTATCCTGAAAATCTGAGCATCCGGGAGATCGTAAAACCTTCATCGGTACTAAAGAAAATGTTCAGGATCTATAAACTAAACGGGTACAAAAAAATCCTGCACACATGGCTTCACAATGCGCTGAGCAGCTCCTTCATAGAAGAAAGCCTGTCCAAATCTGAAGTAATCACAGTTTACGAACAATTGGTGAAACTGTTTGAGGCTACATGGCTGATTAGTGAGCGTTTAAAAGCTGGCAATTAAAACGTTATTTCCGTCCCGAATGAACGAAGGGCCTAACGGAAAAATCATTCATGACCGAAAATCTTTTGCCAAAAGCTTCGGTCGCTTTTTCTTGGCAAAACGGGAATATGAACAGCTCTTTTTAGTGTCCATTCAGAAAATACCTGCAAGTTTTGCACTAAGTTTTTCGATTTCTGGCTTTGAATGAACTCGTCTTTTTCAGCGATAACGATATGTGATAGCCTTGCATTCCATTGGTCTATGCTCGTCAGATATTTTTGGATATGTTGGAACTTTGCAAGGTTCTGCCTGTGCATGGCGTTGTTACTTGAAAAAGGTTCTCGCGTTTCGAAATGTTTAATCCTTGATTGAAAGATCTGCTAGACATGACGAAATCCTCTTCACTTTCCAAGTTATTTTCTAGGGCATAATTCAGGTGATAATTAATAATAATCTGAATATTCTTTTTCGTCCATTCTGTAAATCTTCAACAGGAAGTGATTGTTATCATGGCTATACCATAAGCCCATGAAAGTACCCAGATCATATGGATGTAGTGAAAATGAAAAAGGTTTGCGAGGTTTGAAGAAGCTTTTCATGTTAGATTGTATTTCATATTCAAGGACTTTTAGAGACCTACAAAGAACTGGCAAATCTAAGCAATCGCGTGACACTTATTTCACAGTCAAATCGTGCAAAATACAGCCTTGCTGTGTAGTGAATTGACCGAGAGATTTTAGAAAATGCTAGATTACAACTTACGCAGCTTGACCATTTTCTACCTGCTGGTAGACTTCTAAAAAAAGGTTACGATAATATTCATCTAAATCAGCTAAAAAAATCGGTAAGTTGGCATTGATGTATCTTCCCCATAAAGTATATTCTTCAACAGGAAGTTTTCTTTTGAGTATTTTGGACACAGTCACACCAAACCTATATTTCAAGCCATCCTCAGTAAAATAATTAGTTTGGTGACCGAGAATATCCTCGTTAATATCATTCTTTAAATCATTCCAAACCTTTTGACGGTTAATTAAGAGTTCGTCACGATTGAGCCTAAATATATTCTTGCTAATTTCCCCTCGCTCGGCATCGTTACCATGGCCACTTATGTTGCCCAAAACGTCAAAGGTTAAAAAGTTTTCTGGATGATCTATTTCAGGATTTAGCAATAACGGAAGCTCTAACAGGAGTGGATTGGCATTCGCATCACAATTCCTTCGGTCTAGGGTGAGTACATTATTAATTAATTGTACTGTTTGGTGAACTGTAGCCCTTACACCTCTAATCGGAAATTTGTTTCCTTTGGCATCTTTTCCATTACATTTGGGGCAGGCTAACAAGAGATTTGTCCATTCCAGTCCTAGCCAGTAATAGCCAGGTAATTCTACATGGTCATTCTCTCCAGAATCCACCTTTGCTTTTGGTCGATAATGTTCTACCTGTAATGTCGCGGCATGCTCTATCTTAGACTCGCAGTAATTGCACTTGGCTTGATCACCTGGTTGGAGCTGTGCCTTATGGATGGAGAAAGCTTTTAATAAAGTGGTCACATCCTGATGAGGATAATAGCTAGCATTATATTCTTCACCGTCCAAATTTGCAATCGCTCTATCAATCTGTCTCAACGCACCTGAGACTGAGAGTCTAAAAGGAGCAACGTTATTTTGCTTGTGA
This genomic interval carries:
- a CDS encoding HEPN domain-containing protein, which gives rise to MEPKLSPEAEHAVHFRAFIHRLAQKFEPLQVFSFSQNSYTQQSQGCFKDNQDFFKCDYCLLAITETATRIDYEMQDFANADYQHGTITVISHGRQSVTDSVQQNSRFFISVLTYGKLLYSKDGLLDNDPIPAFIPSKGAIKALKHYEHRIPLADGFLMCASECLEKEQFGICAFMLHQAVEQTCICLVRVHIAYRSEFHNLYRLLRLCTCFSEKPFQLFLYTPEDERLFDVMAKSYSGSRYKDDFMVSRQDAERLYQRVASFLLLAKQMCHEKIELLAKSASDYAALKNADHVQIEGILQTNM
- a CDS encoding AraC family transcriptional regulator — translated: MSNYNLNKPITQSPFIEVFRLEELPAGTFDHYQRFNFHQVLWSTDINGTITFSIDFTDFEMHGHQAVVIYPYQNIKIDLTDKKGFLFLIHNDVFFWINQKIGSDYLNGYFINQLVSFDSKSASTMRKIVDLLLAEYGADNRALMMESYVFSLLFQVSSIFEGSPGPRDYVDYPVFGKLMSLIETHFIKEKGAAFYIKQLNISAKKLNQICDSITNKNLKYLIQDRVVMEIRKELHLGKKTVKEIAYDLGFTEPAYLTRFTKKHTGQTPKEFIKQ
- a CDS encoding DUF6705 family protein, translated to MKKIIFVALVVFYVPVTFGQVLPKKGSNLTNPSLSKFRGNWISVNGIDTIRMKLKIENISIQYGLDIHADALLGYITYKHGNQLILDNLKNSTSGYKDNKHSILAGLDQKSDTISGNLVDEPKSKFYDLKIIKKDSKTIELVLGRDNALKIGTKRKDGRTFPAKMIFRREKE
- a CDS encoding HNH endonuclease; protein product: MIHLPHKQNNVAPFRLSVSGALRQIDRAIANLDGEEYNASYYPHQDVTTLLKAFSIHKAQLQPGDQAKCNYCESKIEHAATLQVEHYRPKAKVDSGENDHVELPGYYWLGLEWTNLLLACPKCNGKDAKGNKFPIRGVRATVHQTVQLINNVLTLDRRNCDANANPLLLELPLLLNPEIDHPENFLTFDVLGNISGHGNDAERGEISKNIFRLNRDELLINRQKVWNDLKNDINEDILGHQTNYFTEDGLKYRFGVTVSKILKRKLPVEEYTLWGRYINANLPIFLADLDEYYRNLFLEVYQQVENGQAA